A stretch of the Candidatus Nealsonbacteria bacterium genome encodes the following:
- the speB gene encoding agmatinase: protein MEPYNFGGLEKQNYRSSKVVIIPVPYESTTYYISGTKDGPWAIINASRHMELYDIEKKKDISKIGIFTLEALEPSKNSPKETTLRIENVIARILSDEKFPLMLGGEHSITLGAVSALKKKYSAYNFSVLQLDAHADLRNEFEGTKYHHGCVMRRISQDLKLPITQVGIRSMSEEETKYIKEAKKNNIFYDKKFSNEEVVSTLKENVYLTLDLDVFDPSFMPSVGTPEPSGLGWNEVLDLIREVAKNRKIVGADVVELSPIPSFIAPDFLAAKLVYKIISYVVNK from the coding sequence TTGGAGCCTTATAATTTCGGAGGTTTGGAAAAGCAAAATTACAGAAGCTCAAAAGTAGTTATTATTCCCGTACCTTATGAATCCACAACTTATTACATCTCTGGGACGAAAGATGGTCCTTGGGCAATCATAAATGCCTCCCGCCATATGGAGCTTTATGATATAGAAAAAAAGAAAGACATCAGTAAAATTGGCATTTTCACCTTAGAGGCATTAGAGCCTTCTAAGAACTCTCCGAAAGAAACAACTTTAAGAATTGAGAATGTGATAGCTCGAATTTTAAGCGATGAGAAGTTTCCTTTGATGTTAGGAGGGGAGCACTCGATTACCCTGGGAGCAGTCTCTGCTCTTAAAAAGAAATATTCTGCATATAATTTTTCAGTTTTACAGCTTGACGCTCATGCTGATTTGCGGAATGAATTTGAAGGGACAAAATACCACCATGGATGCGTGATGAGAAGAATATCCCAAGATTTAAAATTACCGATAACGCAAGTTGGCATTAGAAGTATGAGCGAAGAAGAAACCAAATACATAAAAGAAGCAAAAAAGAATAATATCTTTTACGATAAAAAATTTTCTAACGAAGAAGTTGTCAGTACCCTAAAAGAAAACGTTTATCTAACTTTAGACCTCGATGTGTTTGATCCTTCTTTTATGCCATCTGTTGGTACGCCAGAACCTAGTGGCCTTGGGTGGAATGAAGTCCTAGATTTAATCAGAGAAGTTGCAAAAAATAGAAAAATTGTCGGAGCAGACGTTGTTGAATTATCACCCATACCAAGCTTTATTGCCCCTGATTTTTTAGCCGCCAAGCTGGTTTACAAAATTATTAGTTATGTTGTAAATAAATAA